In one Terriglobia bacterium genomic region, the following are encoded:
- a CDS encoding DUF2203 domain-containing protein, whose translation MPDQDNDAPEQPQHFFTLGEAERARKELEPVLVEAMDCRKRLSGLDENLSAVSTRIMMMGGVLVPYQKLTELRVEQRQLAEALQAALERIGSSGCVVKDLDAGLLDFPAIIGNEEVYLCWKIGEDRIRYYHRRDEGFAGRKPLDPRDRGPGDDVQ comes from the coding sequence ATGCCCGACCAAGACAACGACGCCCCCGAACAGCCCCAGCATTTCTTCACCCTCGGCGAGGCGGAGCGTGCCCGCAAGGAGCTCGAGCCGGTCCTCGTCGAGGCCATGGACTGCCGCAAACGCCTCTCCGGCCTGGATGAGAACCTCTCCGCGGTGTCTACGCGCATCATGATGATGGGTGGCGTCCTTGTGCCCTACCAGAAGCTTACGGAGCTACGCGTCGAGCAGCGCCAGCTCGCGGAAGCTCTGCAGGCCGCCCTCGAGCGCATCGGTTCCTCCGGCTGCGTGGTGAAGGATCTGGACGCCGGCCTGCTCGATTTTCCCGCCATCATCGGCAACGAAGAGGTCTATCTCTGCTGGAAGATCGGCGAGGACCGCATTCGCTATTATCACCGCCGGGACGAAGGCTTCGCGGGACGCAAGCCGCTCGATCCCCGCGACCGCGGTCCTGGCGACGACGTACAGTAA